From the genome of Amylibacter sp. IMCC11727:
CGGTATCCGCACTCGTCGAACACGTACAATCTGCAACGCCTGAAACTGTGACAGCCGCAGTTTCCAAGGCCAGCCACTAACGGAGCGGGAAGACATGATTTCCAGCGACCTTAATATCGTTCTGCCAGAGGTTATCCTCGCGGTGTTTTCCATGGCGGCCCTAATGTTCGCCGTCTATACCAAAAAAGACGACACAGCGCCTGTGGTCACATGGGCCACGGCAGGGGTGATGATCGCTCTTGGCCTGTGGATCGCGTTTTCACCAATGGAAAACCGCACCGCGTTTAACGGTGCGTTTGTGGATGATGGATTTTCCCGCTTTGCCAAAGTTCTGATGCTTTGGGCCAGCGCGATTATGCTTTTGCTGAGCCAAGATTACCTGCGCCGCAACGACATGTTCAAATTTGAATACCCAATCCTGATCGCGCTGGCGACGATTGGTATGATGATGATGGTATCCGCAGGGGACTTGATGGCGCTTTACATGGGGTTGGAACTGCAATCCCTTTCGCTTTACGTCATTGCGGCCTTCCGCCGTGACAGCCTGAAATCCACCGAAGCGGGCCTGAAGTACTTTGTTCTTGGGGCGCTGTCCTCTGGTATGCTGCTTTATGGTGCGTCCTTTGTGTATGGTTACACAGGAACGACCAACTTTGCGGGCATCGCGTCTACCATCAAATCTGACGGGCTAGAACTCGGCATGATCTTTGGTCTGGTGTTCTTGTGTGTTGGGATGGCGTTCAAAATCTCTGCTGCGCCATTCCACATGTGGACCCCAGATGTATACGAAGGGTCCCCAACACCTGTAACGGCGTTTTTTGCCACTGCGCCAAAGGTTGCGGCAGCTGGCCTGTTCGCCCGCGTGATGTTTGATGCCTTTGGCGGCGCACAAGGGGATTGGACCCAGATCGTGGCTTTCCTGTCGCTGGTGTCCATGTTCTTGGGTGCCGTTGCGGCCATTGGCCAAACCAACATCAAACGTTTGATGGCCTACTCTTCGATTGCCCATATGGGGTTTGCCCTTATGGGTTTGGCCGCTGGTACGGAAGAAGGCGTCAAAGCGCTACTGATCTATATGGCCATCTATGTGGTAATGAATATCGGTACATTTGCGTTCATTCTGAACATGGAAAAAGATGGCCGTGCGGTGACTGACATTCGCAGTCTTGGCATGTACTCTAAGCAGTCTCTTGGCAAAGCGGCGGCGTTGACGGCGTTGTTGTTCTCCCTTGCAGGTATCCCGCCGCTGGTGGGGTTTGTGGGCAAGTTGTTCGTGTTGCAGGCCGCGGTTGAGGCAGGCATGGCATGGCTTGCCATTGCTGGTGTGATCGCCTCTGTGATTGGCGCGTTCTACTACTTGCGTGTGATCTATTACATTTGGTTTGGTGAAGACGCAGAAGGCATCGATGGTCGTATGCCGAGCCTGCACTACGTAACCCTGATGGGATCAGCGGCGTTAATGCTGCTTGGGATCATCAACCTGTTCGGACTTGAAGGATATGCAGCTGCGGCTGCTGCGTCCTTGCTGCAATAATGCAAGATTGGCCCTTGGGCACACAACGGTTCGTCTTTGACACCATCGACAGCACCATGGCCGAGGCCAGACGGCAAGCCCCTGCAATTGCGGGGGCTGCTTGGTTCTTGGCACATGAACAGACCGCAGGAACAGGGCGGCGGGGCAGGGCGTGGGATAGCCAAAAGGGCAACTTTGCGGCCTCTTTGCTGATCCGCCCCAACACGACACCCGATCAACTGGCGCTGCGCAGCTTTGTGGCGGCCCTTGCGCTCTATGATACACTGGTTGCGCTTACAGGACGCGAAGAAGTGTTCACGTTGAAGTGGCCAAACGATGTGCTGCTGCGCGGTGGCAAACTGGCGGGTATCCTGCTGGAAACGCTCAACGATGGGCAGGGGCATCCCGCTCTGATCATTGGGATTGGCGTGAACCTCGCCAACATGCCGTCCCCATCCAAGCTGGAAGAGCGCGCAATCGGCCCGCAATCTTTGGCGCAAAGCCTTGGGGTAAAAGTGTCCCCTGAAACGGTTCTCGATACATTGGCAGTGCGATTTGACCATTGGGAACACCAACTCGCCACCTATGGCTTTGGCCCTATTCGCACCGCGTGGCTGGCCCATGCGGCGAATATCGGCAAAACGATCACTGCGCGGATGGGGGATAGGAGTATCACGGGCACGTTTAAGACTGTGGACGAAACAGGCGCACTTAGACTACAAGCGCCAGATGGTCTGCACGTGATCACCGCTGCAGACATTTCATTCTAAGGGCCGCCGTTTTATGCTTCTTGCCATCGACGTTGGAAATACAAACACCGTTTTTGCCATTTATGATGGGCAATCCTTTTTGGCCGAATGGCGCTGCGCGACTGAACATGCGCGCACTGCAGATCAGTATTATGTGTGGCTGCGCAACTTGATGCAGCTGAATAATATTCCAAGTGAAATCGACCGCGTGGTGATTTCATCTGTTGTACCCCAAGTGGTGTTTAATTTGCGGGTGTTAAGCGACAAATATTTCGATTGCCGTCCTGTTGTGGTGGGCAAACCAGAAACTGAGCTGGGTGTGCCAGTACGTGTTGATGAAGGCACGTTGGTGGGCGCGGATCGGCTGGTAAATACGGTTGGTGCTTATGATCGGTATGGCGGTGATTTGATCGTTGTGGATTTTGGCACGGCCACAACGTTTGATGTGGTCGATCAAGACGGAGCTTATATCGGCGGCGTCATTTCACCCGGGGTGAACTTGTCGATCAAAGCCCTTCACGAGGCCGCTGCCGCACTGCCTCATATTGATGTGTCCATGCCAGATAATGTGATTGGCACCAACACGTTGGTGTGTATGCAGGCAGGGGTATTTTGGGGCTATATCGGCCTGATCGAAGGGGTCTGTAAAAAGATCCGCGAAGAACATCCGCGCCCGATGAAGGTGATCGGGACTGGGGGGCTTGCGGGGCTTTTTGAACGTGGAACAACCCTATTTGACACTATTGATGGCGATCTAACACTGCACGGGCTTGTCCTGATTGCTGAAAAAAACAAAGGCGAATAAATGAGCAATTCCAAACGGTTGATTTTCCTCCCACTGGGTGGCGCGGGCGAAATCGGGATGAACATGTACCTCTATGGGTATGGTGCGCCAGACAAAGAACGGTTCATTTTGGTGGATGTGGGCGTGACGTTTCCATCCATGGACGGAACGCCAGGTGTGGATTTGATCATGCCTGACGCCGCCTTTATCGAAGCGCGCGCGGATCGGCTTGATGGGATATTCATCACCCATGCGCACGAAGATCACATCGGCGCGCTTGGGCATTTGTACAGCCGTCTGGCTGCGCCCATTTTTACGCGCAAATTTACAGGTGCGGTGGCGCGGGCCAAGATGGAAGATCACGGCCAAGACATTGACCGTATCGAAGTTATGGAAGCCTGGCCCGAGCAGGTCACGCTCGGTGATTTTAAAGTCGGCTTTATGCCTGTTTCCCACTCCATTCCCGAAGCATCGGGTTTGGTGATCGACAGCCCCGCAGGACGCGTGGTTCACACGGGCGATTTTAAACTTGATCCTGATCCGATCGTGGGGGAAGCGTATAACCCCGCACTTTACCGTGAAATTGCCAAAGATGGCGTTCAGGCGTTGGTGTGTGACAGCACAAATGTGTTTTCCAAACACGCGGGTAAATCGGAATCTGGTTTGCGTCCGCATATCGCGAACATGATGAAAGACGCCTCGGGCATGGTCGTGGCCACAACTTTTGCATCCAATGTTGCGCGGTTGAAAACGCTGGCACAGGCGGCGGTGGATTCTGGACGATCTGTGGTGGTGCTGGGCCGATCCATGAAAAAGATGCTGGGCTACGCCAATTTTGCAGGCTTGATCGACGATTTTCCCCCTATTGTGGATGTTGAGGACGCTCATGACATTCCGCGTGAAAATCTGATGCTTTTGGTGACTGGCAGCCAAGGCGAACGCCGTGCGGCATCGGCGCAGTTGGCCAATGGCAAGTATCTGGGCATGACCATGCGCGAAGGGGATACCTTTCTGTTTTCCAGCAAAACCATTCCTGGAAACGAAGTGGGTGTTGGTCGTATCATCAATGCCTACAGCGAAATGGGTGTGAATGTGGTGGATGAATCCGCAGGGCATTATCATGTGTCAGGCCACGCCAACCGCCCTGATCTGGAAGAAATCCACGGCATTTTTAAACCGAAAATGCTAATCCCAATGCACGGCGAACACCGCCATTTGCGGGCCCATGCTGATCTTGCAGCAGAACGGAATATTCCTTCTGTCATCGCGTCAAACGGGGCGATTGTGAACCTGTCAGGGGACACGCCTGACATTGAAAGCCACATTGAAACGGGCCGCATTTACCTTGATGGCTCCCGTTTGATTGGGGCCTATGACGGGGTTGTTTTGGAACGGATGCGCATGGCACTGCGTGGGGCTGTTGTTGTTAGTTTGTTGTTTGAAGACAACGCCTTAATCGGTGAAAGCTGGGCCGAAGTGTTGGGCCTGCCTGACACGGGCGCAATGGAACCAGCATTGCAAGAAGCCTTGGAACGCAGCATTGACGAAGAATTGGTCACTGCGAAAAAAGCCACGCTGATGAGCGATGACGAGGTAGAGCGCCTTGTGACGCGCACTGTGTCGCGGGTGTGTAAGGATTTGATCGGCAAAAAGCCGGTTGTCAAAGTTTTGATCAACCGGCTTGTAGATTAACAGCGTAGGCTTAGGTCGCGGACTCGTCAGATGCTGGCGTTTCCGCGTTTTCTTCCAAGTCTGTTTGCGTATTTTGCGCGTCTGCTTCGTCTTTTTTGCGACGTGTGGCGCGTTTGATTTCAAACGAGCGCATCATGAATGCGGGGACGTGATCGCCCATTCCAACCACTTTATTGCGACCGTCTGAACGGTTGGACCCACGTTGATTTCCTTTGTTTGACGGTTCGCGTTTTTCCTGTGGCTCTTTGGCAGGTTGCTCGGCCTTTGGCTCGCGCGGTTTGCGCGGCGTACGTTCGCGCTTTGGCTTGTCTTCTTTGGTGTCGGCCGCGTCTGATGGTCCTGCGGCGGGGCCGTTCGGGGGATCCATGCGGTCGATCTGTTTCTTGACCAATTCTTCGATTTTATCGAGGTGTTTTTGTTCAAACGGCAGCACCAAAGTGATCGCCTTACCATCACGGCCCGCACGACCCGTACGACCAATACGGTGAACGTAGTCTTCGGCGTGGATTGGCACATCAAAGTTGACCACGTGACTGACTGCTGGCACGTCTAATCCACGGGCGGCCACATCGGATGCCACGAGGATTTTCAAATCCCCAGCGCGGAACCCGTCGAGGGTTTTTGTGCGCAAAGCTTGATCCAAGTCTCCATGAATAGCGCCAGCATCAAACCCATGTTTTTTAAGGGATTTCGCGACAATATCGACTTCGGATTTTCGGTTGCAAAAAATGATACCGTTGCTGAGCGTGTCGCCTTCCATCTTCAGGATATCGCGCAGGAGGGCGCGTTTTTCTTTGCCCTCTTTGCTGCGATGCGACGCTTTAAACATGCAGACTTTCTGTGTGATGTTTTCAGATGTTGTGGCCTGTCGCGCCACTTCGACGCGTTCTGGATTTTGCAGAAATTCCTGTGTGATGCGGGTGATTTCTGGGGCCATGGTGGCCGAAAAGAACAGCGTTTGGCGTGTGAATGGCGTGAGTTTGAAGATGCGTTCGATATCGGGGATGAACCCCATGTCGAGCATGCGGTCTGCCTCGTCAACCACCATGATTTGAACGCCTGTCAGCATAAGTTTGCCACGTTCGAAATGGTCGAGCAAACGGCCAGGAGTTGCGATCAAAACGTCAACACCACGGTCGATCAGTTTGTCCTGTTCCTTGAAGCTGACGCCGCCGATCAACAGGGCCATCGTGAGTTTCAAGTGCTTTGCATAAATCTCAAAGTTTTCAGCAACTTGCGCGGCAAGTTCACGGGTTGGGCAAAGCACCAAAGAACGTGGCATGCGGGCGCGGGCGCGACCCTTGGCCAGTTTGGTGATCATTGGCAGTGTAAAGCTGGCAGTTTTGCCAGTGCCTGTTTGTGCGATACCAAGAACATCACGACCGTTCAGGGCGTGCGGGATTGCAGCTGCTTGGATAGGAGTTGGGCTTTCGTACCCAGCTTCGCTAATGGCCTTGAGAACTTTGGCGTCCAAGTCCAGATCAGTAAATTTTGTCATTCGAGCCTGTTTGTTACGGCGTTAAAAGGTGCCGCAAGGTAAAGGCGGCCGGAGCCCCGTATTGGGCTCTTTCATCTGAGCTTTGACATAGCGATTTCTGCTGGGGTGTCAATCAACTGGCCTTAAAAATAAGGCCAATGCGCGGATTTCCTGCGATTGTGTCCAATTTAGAAACAATCTGAGCCGCAGGGCGTCCGCGCAAAGGTTAATAAAACCTAAAGCTGAACATCTCGAGTGGCGTCCAGCGACAATTCGGGGAAATCCCGTTCCACACGGTCGATATCCCATTGTAGCCGCGTCATATAGACGGGGTAGCCATCGTGATCGGCGGCCATGTGGCCTTTGTTGGTGTTAACAAAGGCGTCTACCTTGTCTTTTGGGCCAGACAGCCAGCGCGCGGAGGTGAACTGTGTGGGTTCAAACCGCACGGGGATGCCATATTCTAGTTCAATGCGTGAGGCCAGAACCTCAAACTGCAACGCGCCGACGACGCCGACGATCCAGCCTGCACCGATCATCGGTTTAAACAGTTTTGCGGCCCCTTCTTCGGCAAACTGTGTGAGCGCCTTATCCAGATGCTTGGCTTTCATCGGGTCGGTGGCACGCACGGATTGCAACAATTCAGGCGCAAAAGAGGGGATACCAGCAAAACGTAAAGATTCCCCTTCCGTGAGCGCATCTCCAATCCGCAACTGCCCATGGTTTGGAATGCCGATGATATCGCCCGCCCAAGCTTCCTCAGCCAGTTCCCGATCCGAGGCGAGGAACAGCATTGGGGATGCAATGGCCATCGGTTTTTTGGTGCGCACGTGGGTCAGTTTCATGCCGCGTTTAAAGTGGCCAGAACACAAACGCACGAATGCAATGCGGTCGCGGTGCTTTGGATCCATGTTGGCTTGGACCTTGAAAACAAAGCCAGAAACCTTTTTCTCATCTGGAGAAACTTGGCGATCCCCAGCAGGGCGGACCTGTGGTTTTGGGCCGTAAGTGCCGATGCCGTCCATCAGTTCCTGAACACCAAAAGAGTTGATGGCGGAGCCGAACCAAATGGGGGTCATCGTGCCATCGAGGAAGGCTTGGTGATCCAGTTCAGGCAGCAATTCGCGGGCCATTTCCAGTTCTTCCAAGAACTTTTCCAAAAGGTGTTCTGGAACATGCTGCGCCAGTTTCGGGTCGTCTAGGCCATTGATTTCAATGGATTCGGCAACCACGTTGCGATCCCCGCGATCCATCAGCTCAAGGCGATCATTGAGCATGTCGTAACAGCCCATGAATTCTTTGCCCACGCCAATGGGCCAACTGGCGGGCGTTACGTCAATGGCGAGGTTTTCTTGAATTTCGTCAATGATTTCAAACGTGTCGCGGCTCTCGCGGTCCATTTTGTTACAAAAGGTCAGGATCGGCATGTCGCGCAGGCGGCAGACCTCAAACAGTTTTTGGGTTTGGGATTCAACGCCCTTTGCGCCGTCGATGACCATGATGGCGGCGTCCACAGCGGTGAGGGTGCGATAGGTGTCTTCGGAAAAGTCCGAGTGGCCAGGTGTGTCCACAAGGTTGAACCAGAAGTTTTTGAATTCAAACGACATTGCGGAGGCAGAGACAGAGATGCCGCGGTCTTTTTCCATCTGCATAAAGTCGGAGCGTGTGCGCCGTGCTTCGCCTTTGGCACGCACCTGACCCGCCATTTGAATGGCCCCCCCGTAGAGGAGGAATTTTTCGGTCAGCGTGGTTTTACCCGCGTCTGGGTGAGAGATAATCGCGAAGGTGCGGCGACGGTCAATTTCCGGCGGCAACACGGGTTGATTTGAAACGGTGTCTAACATGTGCGTGCGTATAGTTAAGGTTTGGGGGAAGGGCAAGAAATTGCGAAAAGCAAACCACCCAGAAACAGGGGTCCCGTAGGTATGGGTGCGGTGTTTTTTTCTGCGGTTAACCTTTGTTGCTTAGGGTGTTTGCTTTGAATTAACACTTTGAGGTCATCATGGTTACGAAAGCACAAGAAACCGCGCGGGCTGATTTGGTTGCGGAACTGAAAACGTTGCAGGAAAGTTTTTACGATGACTGGATGACGGGATCCTTACCCGAAATTTGGAATGAGATTCCACAGTTGCATCCGATGCGCCCAAACAAGGTGAAGGTCACTCTGTCGCTGGATGAAGATATGATTAAGTGGTTTCGCAAACTTGGACGTGGATATCAGGCGCGGATCAATTCCATTTTGCGGGTTTATTGGCAGGCTTTGTTGTCAGGGCAGATCAAAGCGCATTGGGACGCAGAGGCGATTGCCCCAAAAGAACACAGCCTGTTGGAACGGCTGTTGAAAGAAAAGATTAAAGAGGTGCGTGCGAGGAAGATTAAAGGGGTTTCTGAGGCGGATTTGAACGCCATGGAACAAGAGTTGACCGAGAGTTTGCGCATGGTGCGCGCGGTCCATGGCGGTGCCAAAGGGTAAGCGTTAAATCACGCCGCGCTCTTTCAGATTTTTCTTGCGGCTGCGTGAAACTGGAACGTTAAATCCATCGGCCATGACCAAAACGGTTTTTTGGTTTTCTGTTTTGACTTTGGCGATTTCGTCGAAGCGAACCCAATGGGAGCGATGGACCTGCGCACCGTGTTCAGTGTCGAGCATGTTGACCGCATCAGAAAAGCGCATGTGCAACAGATGCATGCCTGTTTCTGTATGGGCCTCGATATAGTGGTCCGACATTGCGAGGCGGATGAGACGTTTGCCCGCGTTGGGCCCAAGGTTTGCCATGAAGGGGCAATCTTCGGCAGACTTCTTAGAATGAGAGCTGGTGGTTGGGCTGGCCGATTGAATCGGTTCTGACGGAACGGTTTGTGTTTGGTCGTCTTTTATGGGGTTCTTTGTGAGGTGTTCTTTTATTTTGGATTCAACAAGAACGCTCGTGCTCCACATGATGACATAGATGATGGCGCTGATGGAAACGATGATTGTGAAGATGACCAGCGGGTGGGGCAGTTCGCTTTGTGGAAACAGGCCTGTAATGGTGAACCAAACGATCAGGAAATAGGTTGGTGCGAAGATGGCGGCACCAACCGAGCTTTGATACCAGAAAGGTTTTTCTTCGAACCAGACCTGCGCCAAAACGCCAAAGAAGATGGATGAGATGCTGGAAGAGAAAACGATCCAACCCCAAAATGCGAGGCGGAAGCCGATGGCATAAGCGTCGTAGGTGTTGAATGGACCGATGGAGGCGACGATGATGGAACCGAAGGTACAGACAATCAAATTGATTGGATGCAAGATGCGCGCTTTGTAAGCGGTCCAAAACTTTGGCCAGAACGAGAGTTCTGAAGATGTGGGTTCTTGGGTCATCGCGGCGTCGGTCAGTAATTGAGAAAAATACACAAAAGTTACTGGGTGGCCGTAGTGGCAGAAAAATCCTGTTTGGTAAATAGAGCGTGTGGCGCTTTTTGGAAAATAACCTAAGGTTTTTATCAACTCCACCAAGGGTAGTTGGTGTTGTTTTTTTGTCAAAAAGCGACATGCAGTTCACGAAACTGGCCATACCATTCACGAAAACCGCGTTGTTTTGAAACGGATTTGATTTCAGACAAGGGTACCTTCTATGGCGACGTAGTAGGGGGGGCGCTGGCCCGTAGTATGTGAGTTGCGTAATTGGTAAAATCGGCCGGCGCCTCTGTCGCTTCGCTTTCGGGCTTTGGACATTGTTTTTCGTTTTTGGTGGGTGTCGACGGGTCGACACAAAAATGCACCCTACGTTGGGTGCATTCTGTTGTGTGGTCTTTGGACGCGCGTGTGTGACGCGTGATTATTCGAAAGGTTCGAGCACCCGGTGTCCTGGTGACACCTCGCGGTAGCGCGAAGGCCCTGGGTTATACGTGATCGGGTGGATCGGGCTGGGGATCGGTTTGAAGTTCAGCTCTTTGTCGATCTGTTTGTTGCGCGGATCAGGGCGAGGCACGGCAGAGAGCAGCGTGCGCGTGTATTCGTGTTGTGGGTTTTCAAAGATCGCCGCCCGTGGGCCAATTTCAACGATCCGACCGAGGTACATGACCGCCACTTGGTGGGAGACCCGTTCAACCACGGCCATGTCATGCGAGATGAACAGATAGCTGAGTTCAAGTTCGGATTGCAGTTCCATCATAAGGTTCAGCACTTGCGCTTGAACGGACACGTCTAGCGCCGAAACGGCCTCGTCTGCGACGATGAGTTTAGGGTTGAGGGCAAGGGCACGTGCGATGGCCACGCGCTGTCGCTGACCCCCCGAAAATTCGTGTGGATAGCGATCAAGGAAGGTGTCGGGCAGGCCGCAGCGGCGGAACAGTTCTTTGGCGCGGTCGCGCATTTCAGAGCCTTTGCCAATGCCGTAATTGATCATGGGTTCGATCACTTGATCCACTACCTTGCGGGTTGGATTGAGCGAGGCAAACGGGTCTTGGAAGATCATCTGCATGTTGCGGCGGGCTTCGTGCAGGTCTTTTTTCGACATGCCAAGGACATCGACGCCGTTAATGATGACTTGACCAGAGTTTGGTTCTTCGAGGCGCAAAACGGAGCGGCCCGCGGATGATTTGCCGCAGCCTGACTCCCCCACAAGCGAGAGGGTTTCCCCGCGTTTGATCGAAAAGGAAACGTCTTCGACGGCGTGTACATTGGCCACGGTGCGCCGCATCATGCCGCCTTTGACGGGGTAGCGGGTGATGAGGTTTTTCACCTCGAGCAGGGTTTCAATGCCAGGTACAATCGGTTGCGGATTGCTGGTGGCTTCTTCGCCCATGATGGCCATGGGTTCGGGGTACTCTTTGCCAGTCATTTCACCGAGTTTGGGCACAGCGGCCAAAAGGGCGCGCGTGTAATCCTGTTTCGGGTTTTCAAAGATTTCGGTGACTGGGCCTTCTTCGACGAGGTTGCCACGGTACATCACAACCACGCGATCTGCCATTTGTGCCACGACCGCCATGTCGTGGGTGATGAACATTACGGCGGTGCCTGTTTCTTTTTTCAGGCGGTTAATCAGCGAGAGGATTTCGGCCTGAATGGTCACATCAAGGGCGGTTGTGGGTTCATCGGCGATCAACAGGCGCGGTTCGCAAGCCAAGGCCATGGCGATCATCACGCGCTGGCGCATCCCGCCAGAAAGTTCGTGGGGGTATTGCGTCAGGCGGCGTTCAGGTTCTGGGATGCGCACGCGGCGCAACAGTTCAAGCGCGCGGTCTTCGGCGTCTTGTTTGTTGAGGTTTTTGTGAACGCGCAACCCTTCGGTCAATTGACGGCCCACGGTGAACACGGGGTTGAGAGAGGTCATCGGTTCCTGAAAGATCATACCGATTTGGTTGCCGCGGATGGTGCGCATGAGGCTGTCTTCGGCCTCGGCCAGATTTTGGACGTTGCCGT
Proteins encoded in this window:
- a CDS encoding peptide chain release factor 3 — its product is MLDTVSNQPVLPPEIDRRRTFAIISHPDAGKTTLTEKFLLYGGAIQMAGQVRAKGEARRTRSDFMQMEKDRGISVSASAMSFEFKNFWFNLVDTPGHSDFSEDTYRTLTAVDAAIMVIDGAKGVESQTQKLFEVCRLRDMPILTFCNKMDRESRDTFEIIDEIQENLAIDVTPASWPIGVGKEFMGCYDMLNDRLELMDRGDRNVVAESIEINGLDDPKLAQHVPEHLLEKFLEELEMARELLPELDHQAFLDGTMTPIWFGSAINSFGVQELMDGIGTYGPKPQVRPAGDRQVSPDEKKVSGFVFKVQANMDPKHRDRIAFVRLCSGHFKRGMKLTHVRTKKPMAIASPMLFLASDRELAEEAWAGDIIGIPNHGQLRIGDALTEGESLRFAGIPSFAPELLQSVRATDPMKAKHLDKALTQFAEEGAAKLFKPMIGAGWIVGVVGALQFEVLASRIELEYGIPVRFEPTQFTSARWLSGPKDKVDAFVNTNKGHMAADHDGYPVYMTRLQWDIDRVERDFPELSLDATRDVQL
- a CDS encoding DEAD/DEAH box helicase; amino-acid sequence: MTKFTDLDLDAKVLKAISEAGYESPTPIQAAAIPHALNGRDVLGIAQTGTGKTASFTLPMITKLAKGRARARMPRSLVLCPTRELAAQVAENFEIYAKHLKLTMALLIGGVSFKEQDKLIDRGVDVLIATPGRLLDHFERGKLMLTGVQIMVVDEADRMLDMGFIPDIERIFKLTPFTRQTLFFSATMAPEITRITQEFLQNPERVEVARQATTSENITQKVCMFKASHRSKEGKEKRALLRDILKMEGDTLSNGIIFCNRKSEVDIVAKSLKKHGFDAGAIHGDLDQALRTKTLDGFRAGDLKILVASDVAARGLDVPAVSHVVNFDVPIHAEDYVHRIGRTGRAGRDGKAITLVLPFEQKHLDKIEELVKKQIDRMDPPNGPAAGPSDAADTKEDKPKRERTPRKPREPKAEQPAKEPQEKREPSNKGNQRGSNRSDGRNKVVGMGDHVPAFMMRSFEIKRATRRKKDEADAQNTQTDLEENAETPASDESAT
- a CDS encoding ABC transporter ATP-binding protein, producing MPDGQPLVSFENLRVEFQTNAGVVVGVEDVSFHINAGETVCVVGESGSGKSVSSLSLMRLVEFGGGKIASGELNFADSDGNVQNLAEAEDSLMRTIRGNQIGMIFQEPMTSLNPVFTVGRQLTEGLRVHKNLNKQDAEDRALELLRRVRIPEPERRLTQYPHELSGGMRQRVMIAMALACEPRLLIADEPTTALDVTIQAEILSLINRLKKETGTAVMFITHDMAVVAQMADRVVVMYRGNLVEEGPVTEIFENPKQDYTRALLAAVPKLGEMTGKEYPEPMAIMGEEATSNPQPIVPGIETLLEVKNLITRYPVKGGMMRRTVANVHAVEDVSFSIKRGETLSLVGESGCGKSSAGRSVLRLEEPNSGQVIINGVDVLGMSKKDLHEARRNMQMIFQDPFASLNPTRKVVDQVIEPMINYGIGKGSEMRDRAKELFRRCGLPDTFLDRYPHEFSGGQRQRVAIARALALNPKLIVADEAVSALDVSVQAQVLNLMMELQSELELSYLFISHDMAVVERVSHQVAVMYLGRIVEIGPRAAIFENPQHEYTRTLLSAVPRPDPRNKQIDKELNFKPIPSPIHPITYNPGPSRYREVSPGHRVLEPFE
- a CDS encoding ribonuclease J, giving the protein MSNSKRLIFLPLGGAGEIGMNMYLYGYGAPDKERFILVDVGVTFPSMDGTPGVDLIMPDAAFIEARADRLDGIFITHAHEDHIGALGHLYSRLAAPIFTRKFTGAVARAKMEDHGQDIDRIEVMEAWPEQVTLGDFKVGFMPVSHSIPEASGLVIDSPAGRVVHTGDFKLDPDPIVGEAYNPALYREIAKDGVQALVCDSTNVFSKHAGKSESGLRPHIANMMKDASGMVVATTFASNVARLKTLAQAAVDSGRSVVVLGRSMKKMLGYANFAGLIDDFPPIVDVEDAHDIPRENLMLLVTGSQGERRAASAQLANGKYLGMTMREGDTFLFSSKTIPGNEVGVGRIINAYSEMGVNVVDESAGHYHVSGHANRPDLEEIHGIFKPKMLIPMHGEHRHLRAHADLAAERNIPSVIASNGAIVNLSGDTPDIESHIETGRIYLDGSRLIGAYDGVVLERMRMALRGAVVVSLLFEDNALIGESWAEVLGLPDTGAMEPALQEALERSIDEELVTAKKATLMSDDEVERLVTRTVSRVCKDLIGKKPVVKVLINRLVD
- the nuoN gene encoding NADH-quinone oxidoreductase subunit NuoN; the protein is MISSDLNIVLPEVILAVFSMAALMFAVYTKKDDTAPVVTWATAGVMIALGLWIAFSPMENRTAFNGAFVDDGFSRFAKVLMLWASAIMLLLSQDYLRRNDMFKFEYPILIALATIGMMMMVSAGDLMALYMGLELQSLSLYVIAAFRRDSLKSTEAGLKYFVLGALSSGMLLYGASFVYGYTGTTNFAGIASTIKSDGLELGMIFGLVFLCVGMAFKISAAPFHMWTPDVYEGSPTPVTAFFATAPKVAAAGLFARVMFDAFGGAQGDWTQIVAFLSLVSMFLGAVAAIGQTNIKRLMAYSSIAHMGFALMGLAAGTEEGVKALLIYMAIYVVMNIGTFAFILNMEKDGRAVTDIRSLGMYSKQSLGKAAALTALLFSLAGIPPLVGFVGKLFVLQAAVEAGMAWLAIAGVIASVIGAFYYLRVIYYIWFGEDAEGIDGRMPSLHYVTLMGSAALMLLGIINLFGLEGYAAAAAASLLQ
- a CDS encoding BrnA antitoxin family protein produces the protein MVTKAQETARADLVAELKTLQESFYDDWMTGSLPEIWNEIPQLHPMRPNKVKVTLSLDEDMIKWFRKLGRGYQARINSILRVYWQALLSGQIKAHWDAEAIAPKEHSLLERLLKEKIKEVRARKIKGVSEADLNAMEQELTESLRMVRAVHGGAKG
- a CDS encoding biotin--[acetyl-CoA-carboxylase] ligase, translating into MQDWPLGTQRFVFDTIDSTMAEARRQAPAIAGAAWFLAHEQTAGTGRRGRAWDSQKGNFAASLLIRPNTTPDQLALRSFVAALALYDTLVALTGREEVFTLKWPNDVLLRGGKLAGILLETLNDGQGHPALIIGIGVNLANMPSPSKLEERAIGPQSLAQSLGVKVSPETVLDTLAVRFDHWEHQLATYGFGPIRTAWLAHAANIGKTITARMGDRSITGTFKTVDETGALRLQAPDGLHVITAADISF
- a CDS encoding type III pantothenate kinase is translated as MLLAIDVGNTNTVFAIYDGQSFLAEWRCATEHARTADQYYVWLRNLMQLNNIPSEIDRVVISSVVPQVVFNLRVLSDKYFDCRPVVVGKPETELGVPVRVDEGTLVGADRLVNTVGAYDRYGGDLIVVDFGTATTFDVVDQDGAYIGGVISPGVNLSIKALHEAAAALPHIDVSMPDNVIGTNTLVCMQAGVFWGYIGLIEGVCKKIREEHPRPMKVIGTGGLAGLFERGTTLFDTIDGDLTLHGLVLIAEKNKGE
- a CDS encoding LytTR family DNA-binding domain-containing protein; this encodes MTQEPTSSELSFWPKFWTAYKARILHPINLIVCTFGSIIVASIGPFNTYDAYAIGFRLAFWGWIVFSSSISSIFFGVLAQVWFEEKPFWYQSSVGAAIFAPTYFLIVWFTITGLFPQSELPHPLVIFTIIVSISAIIYVIMWSTSVLVESKIKEHLTKNPIKDDQTQTVPSEPIQSASPTTSSHSKKSAEDCPFMANLGPNAGKRLIRLAMSDHYIEAHTETGMHLLHMRFSDAVNMLDTEHGAQVHRSHWVRFDEIAKVKTENQKTVLVMADGFNVPVSRSRKKNLKERGVI